A region from the Candidatus Electrothrix scaldis genome encodes:
- a CDS encoding photosystem P840 reaction-center cytochrome c-551, translating to MNPIITSLAGLAATLTGACAMLLMLELRGNPRKDSKANQRLIMAHRVTGYIFIALFLVILAVMISKAGSYSEEFSPRTILHITLALLVIPLLGIKILIIRRFRRFEKQIPGLGLAVFLALFLLNSMTAGYYFLHQSDIGKLSLSEEDAAVLDEKKGQKLVAQKCGKCHTLERVFKALKTDKGWEETVQRMLSFDAPNISEAQGKQILNYLISQQHRREKLAAEAASTREKIGKNLIEQKCSFCHGLDRIYMAQKNHDGWVKIIENMVEYSEQEHFLTQQEKEAVIEFLSNRKPSQVQSPTELDKAKTEE from the coding sequence ATGAATCCGATAATAACTTCACTTGCCGGATTGGCAGCCACCCTGACCGGTGCCTGTGCCATGTTGCTGATGCTGGAGCTGCGAGGGAACCCGAGAAAGGACAGCAAGGCGAATCAGCGTTTGATTATGGCGCATAGGGTGACAGGGTATATTTTTATAGCCCTGTTTTTGGTTATCTTAGCGGTGATGATTTCCAAGGCTGGAAGTTACTCGGAAGAGTTCTCGCCCAGAACTATCCTGCATATCACACTGGCGCTTTTGGTTATTCCTCTTTTGGGGATTAAAATTCTGATTATCCGCCGCTTTAGGCGTTTTGAAAAACAAATTCCCGGATTAGGGCTTGCTGTTTTTCTTGCTCTTTTTCTGCTCAACAGCATGACGGCTGGTTATTATTTCTTGCATCAGAGTGATATTGGTAAGCTGTCTTTGTCTGAGGAAGATGCTGCTGTGCTGGATGAGAAAAAAGGACAGAAGCTGGTGGCGCAGAAATGTGGAAAATGCCATACCCTGGAGCGTGTTTTTAAGGCTCTGAAAACCGATAAGGGCTGGGAGGAAACCGTTCAACGTATGCTCTCCTTTGATGCGCCTAATATCAGTGAGGCCCAGGGGAAACAGATATTGAATTATCTGATCAGCCAACAGCATCGGCGGGAAAAATTAGCTGCTGAGGCCGCCAGTACGAGAGAAAAGATAGGGAAGAATTTGATTGAACAGAAATGTTCTTTTTGTCATGGGTTAGACCGGATCTATATGGCACAAAAGAATCATGATGGCTGGGTTAAGATCATAGAAAATATGGTCGAATATTCCGAGCAAGAGCACTTTCTGACACAACAAGAGAAAGAGGCTGTTATTGAGTTTCTTTCTAACCGGAAGCCCTCTCAGGTGCAAAGTCCGACTGAGCTGGACAAGGCGAAAACAGAGGAGTGA
- a CDS encoding Uma2 family endonuclease, giving the protein MNWQEVCEHPRLKNLPFKIELNEDGKIIMIPVKVFHSAFQGELEFLLRSLLQTGKTLPECAIATGKGTKVADVVWASDAVFSVIKNEIECSVCPEICVEVFSSSNTHKEMEEKRQLYFDQGAREFWLCTEQGDMSFFDSQGELGKSRIVPDFPTHIDL; this is encoded by the coding sequence ATGAACTGGCAGGAAGTTTGTGAACATCCGAGGTTGAAAAATCTGCCTTTTAAGATTGAACTCAATGAAGACGGAAAAATAATCATGATTCCGGTGAAAGTCTTTCATTCCGCTTTCCAGGGAGAATTGGAATTTCTTCTGAGATCCTTGCTGCAAACAGGAAAGACTTTGCCTGAATGCGCAATAGCCACCGGCAAAGGTACAAAGGTTGCTGATGTTGTTTGGGCATCAGATGCTGTTTTCTCAGTCATTAAAAACGAGATAGAATGTTCTGTTTGTCCAGAAATCTGTGTTGAAGTCTTTTCTTCCAGTAATACACATAAGGAAATGGAAGAAAAAAGACAGCTCTATTTTGACCAGGGAGCACGGGAATTTTGGCTCTGTACGGAGCAAGGCGATATGAGTTTTTTTGACTCCCAGGGAGAGCTGGGTAAATCCCGGATTGTTCCTGATTTTCCAACGCATATTGATTTATAG
- a CDS encoding MBL fold metallo-hydrolase, producing the protein MRIQQLTVGMMSVCCYIVSCEKTGKAAVIDPGGDEERILATCKEHSLDVMYIVNTHGHPDHVCGNGPVQKATGAQIIMHRADAEFFGTSDAKSYFSMLGLPESPPADILIEDGEQIIIGEETLSVIHTPGHTPGGVCLYNKPDCFTGDTLFVGGVGRTDFPGGSMPQLSQSIKERLLTLPPETVVWPGHGYGGFQSTIGDEAEGNPYF; encoded by the coding sequence ATGAGAATACAACAGCTGACAGTCGGTATGATGAGCGTGTGCTGCTATATTGTTTCCTGTGAAAAAACAGGGAAGGCAGCTGTCATTGATCCAGGCGGGGATGAAGAGAGAATACTCGCGACCTGTAAGGAACATAGCCTTGATGTAATGTATATCGTCAATACCCACGGCCATCCTGATCATGTATGCGGTAACGGACCAGTTCAGAAGGCCACAGGAGCACAGATCATTATGCACCGGGCAGATGCTGAATTTTTCGGCACATCGGACGCAAAAAGTTATTTTTCTATGCTCGGCTTGCCGGAATCTCCTCCAGCAGATATCCTGATTGAAGACGGTGAGCAGATTATTATCGGAGAGGAAACCCTCAGCGTGATCCATACACCGGGACATACTCCGGGTGGGGTTTGCCTCTATAACAAGCCGGATTGCTTTACTGGGGACACCCTTTTCGTCGGAGGGGTTGGGCGGACCGATTTTCCCGGCGGCTCTATGCCGCAGCTTTCTCAGTCTATCAAGGAACGCCTGTTGACCTTGCCACCGGAAACCGTTGTTTGGCCGGGGCATGGCTATGGAGGTTTCCAATCCACTATCGGGGATGAGGCTGAAGGGAACCCGTATTTTTAG
- a CDS encoding Mrp/NBP35 family ATP-binding protein: protein MSSCGSCESEDHSKCHSADAQLAQQDIAITRSLGKIRHKILVMSGKGGVGKSTVAVNLALGLAKKGYKVGLMDVDLHGPDICRMLELTGSMEPPKTANALIPPLVYNENVKVVSLEYMMRDRDEAIIWRGPLKIQAIRQFVADMDWGELDYLVVDAPPGTGDEPLSVAQTVSNVQAVVVTTPQAVALADVRKSINFCKTVEMPIVGVVENMSGFICPHCEETVDIFSSGGGEKTARDFELPFLGKVPMDPRVVIGGDSGKPYLSSDEDSPAVKAFTAVVEAVERRLPIQKSAAGLKMATALENTAASSCGCGCGDGGCNPEKCDC, encoded by the coding sequence ATGAGTTCATGCGGTTCATGTGAGAGTGAGGACCACTCTAAATGTCATTCTGCTGATGCGCAGCTTGCTCAGCAGGATATTGCGATTACCCGGTCACTCGGGAAAATCAGGCATAAAATTTTGGTAATGAGTGGTAAGGGGGGCGTGGGGAAATCCACTGTCGCTGTCAACCTTGCCTTAGGCCTTGCTAAGAAGGGGTATAAGGTTGGCCTGATGGATGTTGATCTGCACGGGCCTGATATCTGCCGGATGCTTGAGTTGACCGGGTCTATGGAACCTCCTAAAACAGCAAACGCTTTGATCCCCCCGCTGGTATATAATGAAAATGTGAAAGTGGTTTCCCTGGAATATATGATGCGAGACAGGGATGAGGCTATCATCTGGCGCGGCCCCTTGAAAATTCAGGCTATTCGACAGTTTGTCGCTGATATGGATTGGGGCGAATTGGACTATCTTGTTGTTGATGCTCCTCCTGGGACCGGTGATGAACCTTTGTCCGTGGCACAGACGGTTTCCAATGTCCAAGCTGTGGTTGTCACAACGCCCCAGGCTGTGGCTTTGGCCGATGTACGAAAATCCATAAATTTCTGCAAGACCGTTGAAATGCCCATTGTCGGGGTGGTTGAAAATATGTCCGGTTTTATCTGTCCCCACTGTGAAGAGACCGTAGATATTTTTAGTTCTGGTGGTGGAGAAAAAACAGCGCGTGATTTTGAGTTGCCCTTTCTCGGTAAAGTACCTATGGATCCCCGGGTGGTTATCGGCGGGGATAGCGGGAAGCCTTATCTTTCTTCTGATGAGGACAGTCCGGCAGTGAAGGCCTTTACTGCTGTGGTAGAGGCTGTTGAGCGGCGCTTGCCGATTCAAAAGTCCGCAGCCGGTTTGAAGATGGCCACTGCGTTGGAGAATACAGCAGCATCAAGCTGTGGATGCGGTTGCGGTGACGGCGGATGTAATCCTGAAAAATGCGATTGCTGA